Genomic window (Gelria sp. Kuro-4):
CAATCTGCCGGCGGCCAAGGAACGGCAGGCGGTTGTTCTCGACAACATGGTCCGGGCGGGTTTTATCACGGCCGCGGAAGCCGAAGCAGCGCGCTCGGCCCCGCTTAAAATTGCGCAACCGAAGAGCAACCAGCAGCCGGCGCCCTACTTCATCGATTATGTGATCAGTTACCTGGTCGACACTCTATCGCCGCAGCTTGGTTCAGAGAAGGCGGTATACGACGCCATCTACCGCGGCGGGCTGCAAATTTACACCACCATCGATCCAGAGATGCAAAAGGCGGCCGAAAAGGCCCTGGCGGCCCGGCTTCCAGCCGGCGAAAAGGACGCCAACGGGATCCTTCAGCCCCAGGGGGCTCTCGTGGCGGTAGATCCTGGCTCAGGCGAAGTACGTGCGCTAGTGGGTGGGCGCGACTATGCCAGCACCAAGTTTAACCGGGCGGTACAGGCCCTGCGTCAGCCGGGTTCTTCCTTCAAGCCCTTTGTCTACACCACCGCCCTGGCCCAAGGCTGGTCACCGGGTTCCGTGCTGGATGACGCTCCCATGATGTACAAGGGCAAAATCTGGCCGGATAACTACAACCACAAGTACCGCGGGCTCACCACGCTGCGGGTCGGGATTGCAAATTCCATCAATGTCATGGCCGTAAAGCTCATGCAGCAGGTAGGAGTAGATCAGGTGGTGGCCACCGCGGAGAAGATGGGCATCACTACGCTGGTGAAAAGCGGCCCCCGAAACGACCGCCAGCTGGCCCTCGCCCTGGGCGGGATGACCAACGGTGCCTCCCCCCTGGAGATGGCCAGCGCTTACGCGGTACTGGCGAATGGCGGCCTGCGGGTTGAACCCCACCCGGTCACCCTGGTAAAAGACGTGAACGGCAATATTCTCTGGCAGGCTCAGGTCAGCCGCTCGCAGGTCCTGTCACCGCAGGTCAGCTACCTGATGACAGACATGCTCAAGGGAGTAATCACGCACGGCACCGGCAGCTCGGCAGCCATCGGCCGGCCGGCCGCCGGCAAGACCGGTACCACCTCTGAAAACAACGACGTTTGGTTTGTGGGCTACACGCCGGATTTGTCCGCAGCTGTCTGGATAGGTTCGGATGCCAAACCCCAGGGGCAGCGCACCTACCTTAGTCGTTACGGCATCGGCAGCGGGCTTCCCGCCCGGATCTGGGGAAGTTTTATGCAGAGCGCCCTCGCCGGCACGCCGGCACATGACTTCACTCGCCCCGGCGGGCTGGTGAGCGTTACCGTCTGCAGTAAATCCGGGCTGCTGCCAAGCAACATTTGTCCGCCGGAAGATCTGGTAACCGAGCTTTTCATCCAGGGCACCGAACCTACAACGGCCTGCGACGTCCACGTTACCGCCACCGTGTGCTCGGAAACCGGCCAGCTGGCCAGTGAGTTCTGCCCGCACCCGGTGACCAAGGTGTTTATCAAGCGCAAGGAACCCTATGCCCAACGCAGTGACGGCCGGAAACCGGCCGATGCCGCGTTAGAGGTGCCGACGACCACCTGTACCATGCATACGACGGCTCCGGTGGAAGTACCCGTTTGTCCCGAGACCGGCGAGCTGGCCACACCCTACTGTCCGAACCCGCAACTAAAAGCTTTTGCCCCCGGAACAGAACCGAAAACCCCGTGCCACCTGCACGGTCCGGGCGACCAGCCGCCGCAAAGCCCTTCGGAGCCTGGCCAGCCACCTGCAAATCCGGACGAAAACCTCTCTCCGCCGCCAAGCCCGGATCAACTAGGCCGGCAGGACCCCGGTAACGTTCGTAAGCCACCGGCCCAGCCCGTACCGGCGCCAAACTCGGCT
Coding sequences:
- a CDS encoding transglycosylase domain-containing protein, whose amino-acid sequence is MAKGARGTLRVPFLLTSLILLVLAGVLAAFLVGCVRGMPRFDPSVLEKPSMTSTVYDRSGKLFTRLHAEENRLPVDLKKVPRHLQEAFIATEDVRFRQHYGVDPKAIARAAWRILTHQSFEGGSTITQQLVKNAFLTPERTLTRKVQEALLALQVERRFTKDQILAMYLNEIYFGNGAYGVQAASRTYFGKDVSELTLAEGALLAGLTKNPTRYSPFDNLPAAKERQAVVLDNMVRAGFITAAEAEAARSAPLKIAQPKSNQQPAPYFIDYVISYLVDTLSPQLGSEKAVYDAIYRGGLQIYTTIDPEMQKAAEKALAARLPAGEKDANGILQPQGALVAVDPGSGEVRALVGGRDYASTKFNRAVQALRQPGSSFKPFVYTTALAQGWSPGSVLDDAPMMYKGKIWPDNYNHKYRGLTTLRVGIANSINVMAVKLMQQVGVDQVVATAEKMGITTLVKSGPRNDRQLALALGGMTNGASPLEMASAYAVLANGGLRVEPHPVTLVKDVNGNILWQAQVSRSQVLSPQVSYLMTDMLKGVITHGTGSSAAIGRPAAGKTGTTSENNDVWFVGYTPDLSAAVWIGSDAKPQGQRTYLSRYGIGSGLPARIWGSFMQSALAGTPAHDFTRPGGLVSVTVCSKSGLLPSNICPPEDLVTELFIQGTEPTTACDVHVTATVCSETGQLASEFCPHPVTKVFIKRKEPYAQRSDGRKPADAALEVPTTTCTMHTTAPVEVPVCPETGELATPYCPNPQLKAFAPGTEPKTPCHLHGPGDQPPQSPSEPGQPPANPDENLSPPPSPDQLGRQDPGNVRKPPAQPVPAPNSAAVTKQLLQESPR